Proteins encoded in a region of the Massilia sp. UMI-21 genome:
- a CDS encoding pirin family protein, with translation MTQAAKPATRTQLTLSRGVERLVQGQFVMDGAGVKINRVLTGSLQRRLDPFLMLDAFGSDQAGDYIAGFPEHPHRGFETVTYMLHGRMRHRDSAGNEGLVTNGGVQWMTAGRGVIHSEMPEQDAGLMEGFQLWLNLPARDKLMAPWYRDIPTEEVPRFTNEDGVTVQVIAGETHGVAGAVQREHTLPLYLDIAIPAGVTFEQPIPQGHNAFLYVYRGDAVVEGKGVGKTRMAVLDNAAGADGVRIKAVEPTKLILLAGRPLNEPIAQHGPFVMNTTEELYQAFDDFRAGRFAA, from the coding sequence ATGACCCAAGCAGCCAAACCTGCGACGCGCACGCAGCTAACGCTATCGCGCGGCGTCGAGCGCCTGGTCCAGGGCCAGTTCGTGATGGACGGCGCGGGCGTGAAGATCAATCGCGTGCTGACCGGTTCGCTGCAGCGCCGCCTCGACCCTTTCCTGATGCTGGACGCCTTCGGCAGCGACCAGGCCGGCGACTACATCGCCGGCTTTCCGGAGCACCCGCACCGCGGCTTCGAGACCGTCACCTACATGCTCCATGGCCGCATGCGCCACCGCGACAGCGCCGGCAACGAAGGCCTGGTGACCAACGGCGGCGTGCAGTGGATGACGGCCGGCCGCGGGGTGATCCACTCCGAGATGCCGGAACAGGACGCGGGCCTGATGGAAGGCTTCCAGCTGTGGCTCAACCTGCCGGCCAGGGACAAGTTGATGGCGCCGTGGTACCGCGACATCCCCACCGAGGAAGTGCCGCGTTTCACCAATGAAGACGGCGTGACGGTGCAGGTGATCGCGGGCGAAACGCATGGCGTGGCCGGTGCGGTACAGCGCGAACACACGCTGCCGCTGTACCTCGACATCGCCATCCCGGCCGGCGTCACGTTCGAGCAGCCGATCCCGCAGGGCCACAACGCCTTCCTCTACGTCTATCGCGGCGACGCGGTGGTCGAGGGCAAGGGCGTGGGCAAGACCCGGATGGCGGTGCTGGACAATGCGGCGGGCGCCGATGGCGTGCGCATCAAGGCGGTCGAGCCGACCAAATTGATCCTGCTGGCAGGGCGGCCGCTGAACGAGCCGATCGCGCAGCACGGACCCTTCGTGATGAACACCACCGAAGAGCTGTACCAGGCCTTCGACGACTTCCGCGCGGGCCGTTTTGCAGCCTGA
- a CDS encoding NAD(P)H-dependent oxidoreductase yields the protein MNILHITSSVRGKDSESTRVTQLIVDKLLSSNPDATLVRRDFGAQPHPLLDGAAVGALFTPAGQRSVEQSARVALDDALIAEAQAADVIVIGAPMYNFGMPVQLKNWFDAIARSGVTFRYTETGPEGLLKNKKVYVATARGGIYPADADPQVPHIRMLLNFLGMSDHTFIYSSGLNMGPEAAAKGQQEADAAVEAALA from the coding sequence ATGAACATCCTGCACATCACCTCCAGCGTCCGCGGCAAGGATTCGGAATCGACCCGCGTCACCCAGCTGATTGTCGATAAACTGCTGTCGTCGAACCCGGACGCCACGCTGGTGCGGCGCGACTTCGGCGCCCAGCCGCACCCGCTGCTGGACGGCGCCGCCGTCGGCGCCCTGTTCACCCCGGCCGGGCAGCGCAGCGTCGAACAGTCGGCCCGGGTGGCCCTGGACGACGCCCTGATCGCCGAAGCCCAGGCCGCCGACGTGATCGTGATCGGCGCGCCGATGTACAACTTCGGCATGCCGGTGCAGCTGAAGAACTGGTTCGACGCGATCGCCCGCTCCGGCGTGACCTTCCGCTATACCGAGACCGGTCCGGAAGGCCTGCTGAAGAACAAGAAGGTGTACGTGGCCACCGCCCGCGGCGGCATCTACCCGGCGGACGCGGACCCGCAAGTGCCGCACATCCGCATGCTGCTCAACTTCCTGGGCATGAGCGACCACACCTTCATCTACTCGTCGGGCCTGAACATGGGTCCGGAAGCGGCGGCCAAGGGCCAGCAGGAAGCCGACGCCGCGGTGGAAGCCGCGCTGGCATGA
- a CDS encoding LysR family transcriptional regulator, which produces MDVEPNDLLLFARIVEAGSFSRAAERVQLPKSTVSRRIALLEQKLGERLLARTTRKLMLTEFGASLLEHARKVVEEVEAAAALAQHRQAAPSGKLRLSVPGDFANIGMHEVIARFIERYPNVMLEMDLSPRRVDLIAENFDIAIRMGDLPDDASLNARPINMEYFGLYAAPAYLARHGLPEHPDDLPRHELLCLLSRNGGAVPWVLSRGKLRWERQLQGRLTANSPELLARIAARGAGIAGSSLTFAQPYLRTGELVRVLPEWDLPAASGWAVFPGRRLMPAKTRAFLDLMEEMCKERGQGGARRPGVSADDSPSSRPGAPGVPAPTAR; this is translated from the coding sequence ATGGACGTCGAGCCGAATGACCTGCTACTGTTCGCCCGGATCGTCGAGGCGGGCAGCTTCAGCCGCGCCGCCGAGCGCGTGCAACTGCCGAAGTCGACCGTTTCGCGCCGCATCGCGCTGCTGGAACAGAAGCTGGGCGAGCGCCTGCTTGCCCGGACCACGCGCAAGCTGATGCTGACCGAATTCGGCGCCAGCCTGCTCGAGCATGCGCGCAAGGTGGTGGAAGAGGTGGAGGCGGCCGCCGCGCTGGCGCAGCATCGCCAGGCCGCGCCGAGCGGCAAGCTGCGCCTGTCGGTGCCGGGCGACTTCGCGAATATCGGCATGCACGAGGTGATCGCACGCTTCATCGAGCGCTACCCCAATGTCATGCTGGAAATGGACCTGTCGCCGCGCCGGGTCGACCTGATCGCCGAGAACTTCGACATCGCCATCCGCATGGGCGACCTGCCGGACGATGCCTCGCTCAATGCACGGCCCATCAATATGGAATATTTCGGCCTGTACGCCGCGCCCGCCTACCTGGCGCGCCACGGCTTGCCCGAGCATCCCGACGACCTGCCGCGGCACGAGCTCTTGTGCCTGCTCAGCCGCAACGGCGGCGCGGTGCCCTGGGTGCTCAGCCGGGGCAAGCTACGCTGGGAACGCCAGCTGCAGGGCCGCCTGACGGCCAATTCGCCCGAACTGCTGGCCAGGATCGCGGCGCGCGGGGCCGGCATTGCCGGCAGTTCGCTGACCTTCGCCCAGCCCTACCTGCGCACTGGCGAACTGGTCAGGGTGCTGCCGGAGTGGGATTTGCCGGCCGCGAGCGGCTGGGCGGTGTTTCCGGGCCGCCGGCTGATGCCGGCCAAGACCCGGGCCTTCCTGGATTTGATGGAAGAGATGTGCAAGGAGCGGGGCCAGGGCGGCGCCCGCCGACCTGGCGTCAGCGCGGACGATTCCCCATCGTCTCGCCCAGGCGCACCGGGCGTTCCGGCGCCCACTGCCCGTTGA
- the psd gene encoding phosphatidylserine decarboxylase (Phosphatidylserine decarboxylase is synthesized as a single chain precursor. Generation of the pyruvoyl active site from a Ser is coupled to cleavage of a Gly-Ser bond between the larger (beta) and smaller (alpha chains). It is an integral membrane protein.), which yields MPKTALTNLAGRVAGAKGGAMTTRLIRWFVGKYGVNMDEAANPDIASYSSFNEFFTRPLRADARPLAQADFVCPVDGAISQFGDIDEHHIFQAKGHQFTSSELVGGDDALAEHFRHGHFANLYLSPKDYHRIHMPCDGRLTRMIYVPGKLFSVNPTTARGVPGLFARNERVVCVFESDEHGPFVMTLVGATIVGSMATSWHGVVNPPRMPRICEWHYGTDSNQQQVALKKGEEMGRFLLGSTVVMLFKKGAISFNGQWAPERPVRLGETMGNRPR from the coding sequence ATGCCGAAAACGGCGCTGACCAATCTCGCCGGCCGCGTCGCCGGCGCCAAGGGCGGCGCGATGACCACGCGCCTGATTCGCTGGTTCGTCGGCAAGTACGGCGTCAACATGGACGAGGCGGCGAATCCGGACATCGCGAGCTACAGCAGCTTCAACGAGTTCTTCACCCGCCCGCTGCGGGCCGACGCGCGCCCGCTGGCCCAGGCCGATTTCGTGTGCCCGGTGGACGGCGCGATCAGCCAGTTCGGCGACATCGACGAACACCACATCTTCCAGGCCAAGGGCCACCAGTTCACGTCGAGCGAATTGGTGGGCGGCGATGACGCGCTGGCCGAGCATTTCCGGCACGGCCATTTCGCCAACCTCTACCTGAGCCCGAAGGACTACCACCGCATCCACATGCCCTGCGACGGCCGCCTGACCCGCATGATCTACGTGCCGGGCAAGCTGTTCTCGGTGAACCCGACCACGGCGCGCGGCGTGCCCGGCCTGTTCGCCCGCAACGAGCGCGTGGTCTGCGTGTTCGAGTCGGACGAACACGGCCCCTTCGTGATGACCCTGGTGGGGGCGACCATCGTCGGCAGCATGGCGACCAGCTGGCACGGCGTGGTCAACCCGCCGCGCATGCCGCGCATCTGCGAGTGGCACTACGGTACCGACTCGAACCAGCAGCAGGTAGCGCTCAAGAAAGGCGAAGAGATGGGCCGCTTCCTGCTCGGCTCGACCGTCGTCATGCTGTTCAAGAAGGGCGCGATCTCGTTCAACGGGCAGTGGGCGCCGGAACGCCCGGTGCGCCTGGGCGAGACGATGGGGAATCGTCCGCGCTGA
- a CDS encoding TonB-dependent receptor — protein sequence MLRPRHLLVLAAGLSAQTFAQQSDAGAPIQQVEIKGAGYDARRDDTAARIVVKREELLRYGDSSVADALKRIPGVTVTGGAGRSTQVRMRGLGGGYTRVLVNGERTPAGFALDTLSPDMIERIEVLRVASAEFSAESVAGTINIVLRKKVSKPQREAKLGYLLAGDFHGPSFSTELAGRDDDSSWAFSASGNHDSMSREWGGFEENTRPGGMVDMFRTVHATENGRMNRLNLSPRLNWTLDKGDTLGWEALFTSSSFRNHGHPVVTTLAGRPPQTPDLDTFGEMDDRTLTSSLNWARSTASGLRLDVKLGAEWASHKRFVRRSGRDAGGAPETEGSTLSDTHARGLNSLGKASRGFDGGHLLALGWDLRVDRSSEIRVERDRIRVFAPGYLLDEGFRANVGRAALYLQDEWTIDPQWSLYLGARWEGVRTRVTGDAVVPTRVRSSVLSPILQTLYKFAGKDGKQSDGLRLAVSRTYKAPDLGAIVPQRAEWENNSATEADYQGNPELKPELAWGIDAAYEHYWAEGAMVSVSGALRRIDDYTSNRIYFDGLRWIFTPVNDDRALLRSLEVETRFPLKSLFAAGPALDLRASVSRNWSRVASVPGPHNRMEQQTPLTANLGLDYKSGALAAGASVAHRRGGYVRVAANRGFYTVARTDLDAYAAWTVDPKTVLRVALSNLLGEDNAFEPSYFDPVAGLEKRRWVYPGGVKLRTTLEMKF from the coding sequence ATGCTGCGCCCCCGCCACCTGCTCGTCCTCGCCGCCGGGCTCAGCGCCCAGACCTTCGCCCAGCAGTCCGACGCCGGCGCACCCATCCAGCAGGTGGAAATCAAAGGGGCCGGCTATGACGCGCGCCGTGACGACACCGCAGCGCGCATCGTCGTCAAGCGCGAGGAACTGCTGCGCTACGGCGACAGCAGCGTGGCCGACGCGCTCAAGCGCATTCCGGGCGTGACGGTTACGGGCGGGGCGGGCCGCAGCACCCAGGTCCGGATGCGCGGGCTGGGCGGCGGCTACACCCGGGTGTTGGTGAACGGCGAACGCACCCCGGCCGGCTTCGCGCTCGATACCCTCTCGCCCGACATGATCGAGCGGATCGAGGTGCTGCGCGTGGCGAGCGCCGAGTTTTCCGCCGAGTCGGTGGCCGGCACCATCAACATCGTGCTGCGCAAGAAGGTGAGCAAGCCGCAGCGCGAGGCCAAGCTGGGCTACCTGCTCGCCGGCGACTTCCACGGCCCGAGCTTCAGCACCGAGCTGGCCGGCCGCGACGACGATTCCTCATGGGCGTTTTCCGCCAGCGGCAACCACGACAGCATGTCGCGCGAATGGGGCGGCTTCGAGGAGAACACCCGGCCCGGCGGCATGGTGGACATGTTCCGCACCGTTCATGCTACCGAGAACGGCCGCATGAACCGGCTGAACCTGAGCCCGCGCCTGAACTGGACCCTCGACAAGGGCGACACCCTGGGATGGGAGGCGCTGTTCACCAGCAGCAGTTTCCGCAACCACGGCCATCCCGTGGTCACGACCCTGGCGGGGCGCCCGCCCCAGACGCCCGACCTGGACACCTTCGGCGAAATGGACGACCGGACGCTGACATCGAGCCTGAACTGGGCCCGCAGCACCGCCTCCGGCCTCAGACTCGACGTCAAGCTCGGCGCCGAATGGGCCTCGCACAAGCGCTTCGTGCGGCGCAGCGGCCGCGACGCCGGCGGCGCGCCCGAGACCGAGGGCAGCACGCTGTCCGACACCCACGCGCGCGGCCTGAACTCGCTGGGAAAGGCTTCGCGCGGCTTCGACGGCGGCCATCTGCTGGCGTTGGGCTGGGACCTGCGCGTCGACCGGAGTTCGGAGATCCGCGTCGAACGCGACCGGATCCGGGTGTTTGCGCCCGGCTACCTGCTCGATGAAGGCTTTCGCGCCAATGTCGGCCGCGCGGCGCTCTACCTGCAGGACGAATGGACCATCGATCCGCAGTGGTCGCTCTACCTGGGCGCGCGCTGGGAAGGGGTGCGCACCCGCGTGACGGGCGATGCGGTCGTGCCGACCCGGGTGCGCTCGAGCGTGTTGAGCCCGATCCTGCAGACCCTGTACAAGTTTGCAGGCAAGGACGGCAAGCAGAGCGACGGGCTGCGCCTGGCCGTCAGCCGCACCTACAAGGCCCCCGACCTGGGCGCCATCGTGCCGCAGCGTGCGGAATGGGAAAACAACAGCGCCACCGAGGCCGATTACCAGGGCAATCCCGAGCTGAAGCCGGAACTGGCCTGGGGCATCGACGCGGCCTACGAACACTACTGGGCCGAAGGGGCGATGGTCTCGGTGAGCGGCGCGCTGCGCCGCATCGACGACTACACCAGCAACCGCATCTACTTCGATGGCCTGCGCTGGATCTTCACCCCGGTCAACGATGACCGCGCGCTGCTGCGCAGCCTCGAGGTCGAGACCAGGTTTCCGCTCAAGTCGCTGTTCGCCGCCGGCCCGGCGCTCGACCTGCGCGCCAGCGTCAGCCGCAACTGGTCGCGGGTAGCGTCGGTGCCCGGCCCGCACAACCGCATGGAGCAGCAGACCCCGCTCACGGCCAACCTCGGCCTCGACTACAAGTCGGGCGCGCTGGCCGCGGGTGCCAGCGTGGCGCACCGGCGCGGCGGCTATGTGCGGGTGGCGGCGAACCGCGGTTTCTATACGGTGGCCCGCACCGACCTGGATGCCTACGCGGCCTGGACCGTCGATCCGAAGACGGTGCTGCGCGTTGCGCTATCGAACCTGCTCGGCGAAGACAATGCCTTCGAGCCGAGTTACTTCGACCCGGTGGCCGGCCTGGAAAAGCGCCGTTGGGTTTATCCGGGCGGCGTCAAGCTGCGCACCACGCTCGAGATGAAGTTCTAG
- a CDS encoding TCR/Tet family MFS transporter has translation MTSSTAPQPTTAPASTGKLNFVLVCIFIDMLGIGLIVPVMPLLVGQFVPGRDDQALWFGVLAATFGVLQFLFMPALGALSDRIGRRPVLLYSMAGMCINFLVTAWAPTLLWLFVGRIIGGMSSASMSVAAAYASDISTRDNRAKSFGKIGAAFGLGFICGPMLGGLLGNNDLRLPFYVAALLGAANVVYGYFMVPESLPAGQRPPFAWARLNPLAALLRLVRRTDIRGLVLVIALVTFGQMMLQSTWVLYTTFRFDWTPRDNGIGMLCVGLVSALVQAGLLAMLIRRFGEVRLALMGITSGAFAFLGYGLATQGWMMYALIFANVLGFAAAPALQAIVSKATPANQQGELMGSLQSIASLGVIVSPLIGTAILAGVSHLPRGDWRMGSHFLLCAAMQAAAILAAWHYFRTHRVHDSHGEARSVKA, from the coding sequence ATGACCAGCTCGACCGCGCCCCAGCCCACCACCGCGCCGGCCAGTACCGGCAAGCTGAATTTCGTGCTGGTCTGCATCTTCATCGACATGCTGGGCATCGGCCTGATCGTTCCGGTGATGCCGCTGCTGGTCGGGCAGTTCGTTCCGGGCCGCGACGACCAGGCCCTGTGGTTCGGGGTATTGGCCGCCACCTTCGGGGTGCTGCAGTTCCTGTTCATGCCGGCGCTGGGCGCGCTCAGCGACCGCATCGGCCGCCGCCCGGTCCTGCTGTACTCGATGGCGGGCATGTGCATCAACTTCCTGGTCACGGCCTGGGCGCCGACGCTGCTCTGGCTGTTCGTCGGCCGCATCATCGGCGGCATGTCCTCGGCCAGCATGTCGGTGGCCGCGGCCTACGCCTCGGATATCTCCACCAGGGACAACCGCGCGAAAAGCTTCGGCAAGATCGGCGCCGCCTTCGGCCTGGGTTTCATTTGCGGCCCCATGCTGGGCGGCCTGCTCGGCAACAACGACTTGCGGCTGCCCTTCTACGTGGCCGCGCTGCTCGGCGCCGCGAATGTCGTGTATGGTTACTTCATGGTGCCGGAATCGCTGCCGGCCGGGCAACGCCCGCCCTTCGCCTGGGCGCGCCTGAATCCGCTGGCGGCCCTGCTGCGCCTGGTGCGGCGCACCGACATCCGCGGCCTGGTCCTGGTCATCGCCCTGGTCACCTTCGGCCAGATGATGCTGCAGTCGACCTGGGTGCTGTACACGACCTTCCGCTTCGACTGGACCCCGCGCGACAACGGCATCGGCATGCTGTGCGTCGGCCTGGTGTCGGCGCTGGTGCAGGCCGGGCTGCTGGCGATGCTGATCCGGCGCTTCGGGGAAGTGCGGCTGGCCCTGATGGGCATCACCTCGGGCGCCTTCGCCTTCCTCGGCTACGGCCTGGCGACGCAGGGCTGGATGATGTACGCCCTGATCTTCGCCAACGTGCTGGGCTTCGCCGCCGCCCCGGCGCTGCAGGCCATCGTGTCCAAGGCCACCCCGGCCAACCAGCAGGGTGAGCTCATGGGTTCGCTGCAGTCGATCGCCAGCCTGGGGGTGATCGTCTCGCCGCTGATCGGCACCGCGATCCTCGCCGGCGTCAGCCACCTGCCGCGCGGCGACTGGCGCATGGGCAGCCACTTCCTGCTGTGCGCGGCGATGCAGGCGGCGGCGATCCTGGCGGCCTGGCATTACTTCCGCACCCATCGCGTGCATGACAGTCATGGCGAGGCCCGGAGCGTGAAGGCCTGA